The Halorubrum salinarum genome segment TATGGATCCGATCACCCTCCAATCCGGACTCGGCCTCGGGCTCGTCGGCGTCGGGCTGCTGGCGCTGCTGCTCGTGGTCGTCACGCTCTGGCAGTCGTTCGAGATCGTCGACGCGTACGAGAAGAAGACGCTCACCGTCTTCGGCGAGTACCGCAAGCTGCTCGAACCCGGTATCAACCTCATCCCGCCGTTCGTCTCCCGGACGTACCCGTTCGACATGCGGACGCAGACGCTGGACGTGCCGCGGCAGGAGGCGATCACGCGGGACAACTCCCCCGTGACCGCCGACGCGGTCGTCTACATCAAGGTGATGGACGCCAAGAAGGCGTTCCTCGAGGTCGACGACTACAAGAAGGCCGTCTCGAACCTCGCGCAGACCACCCTGCGGGCCGTCCTCGGCGACATGGAACTCGACGACACGCTGAACAAGCGCCAGGAGATCAACGCGAAGATCCGCAAGGAGCTCGACGAGCCCACCGACGAGTGGGGGATCCGCGTCGAGAGCGTCGAGGTCCGCGAGGTCAACCCCTCGAAGGACGTCCAGCAGGCGATGGAGCAGCAGACCTCCGCCGAGCGCCGTCGCCGCGCGATGATCCTCGAAGCGCAGGGGGAACGCCGCTCCGCCGTCGAGCAGGCGGAAGGTGACAAGCAGTCCAACATCATCCGCGCGCAAGGTGAAAAGCAGTCCCAGATCCTCGAAGCGCAGGGGGACGCCATCTCGACCGTCCTTCGCGCCCGCTCCGCGGAATCGATGGGCGAGCGCGCCATCATCGAGCGCGGCATGGAGACGCTCGAAGAGATCGGGAAGGGCGAGTCCACCACCTTCGTCCTCCCGCAGGAGCTCACCAGCCTCGTCGGCCGCTACGGCAAGGCCCTCTCCGGCTCCGACGTCCAGGAGATGGAGGGGCTCGACGGCAAGGAGTTCGACGCCGACACGCGGAAGATGCTCGGGCTCGACGACATCGACGAGATCCTCGGCCAGATCGAGGAGTCCGCGGAGATGAACGTCGAGGAGTTAGAGAAGGAGGCGGAGGCCGTGAAGGCGGGCGACGCCGGCGCGAGCATCAGGTCGGCCGACGAGGTCATTCAAGAGATGGACGACGAGGAGGCGCCCGCCGAGGTCGAGAAAGAGGAGTAAACCCCCGCGAAACACCGTCGGAGACCGCGTTTTCCGCCGCGAACCTGTCGCGAGCGAAGTGCTTTTGTCGCGGCGTAGGCTACTGAGACTGTGACAGAGGGGTTCGACGGGCAGAAGCGCGAGACGCTCCGGCGGTTCGCCGCGGTCGGAGCGGCCGCGCCGTTCGTCGGGACCGCGAGCGCCGACGACGGCGGCGACGAGAACGAGACGCGGGAGGCGATCCGCGGCTACGTGCCGACGACCCCCGGCGCGCACTTCTCGAAGCTCCGCGACGACCTCAGACTCGGCACCGGCGAGGCGCAGTACCACCTCCGGAAGCTGGAGGAGGCGGGCGCGATAGAGTCGGAGAAGGACGACGACTACCGGCGCTTCTTCCCCGCCGGCCGGTTCGACGAGACGGACAAGCGGGCGCTCGGCTACCTCCGCCGAGAGACGCCGCGGGGGATGATCCTCGCGCTGTTGCGCGACCCCGACGCGACGGGCGCCGACCTCGCGAGCGCCCTCGGCGTCTCGCGGCCGGCGATAAGCGCGGCGGCGGCGGACTTGGAGCGCGCCGGCCTCCTCGACCGGACCGACGGCTACGCGCTGACCGAGCCGGAGCGGCTGCTCACGCTCGTCGTCCGGTACGCCGACTCCTTCGACGCCGCCGCGGTCGCCGTCGCCGACGACGCGGCGTCGCTGGTCTCGTACGACCCCTGATCGTGCGGCCGGCAGTCAGGCCGTCACCATCCACGTCGTCCCCGACGAGTAGCCCCACTTTTCGACGTCGATGTCGGTGGCCGCGTCGGCGACGGCGCTCATGTTCGCGCCGACCTCCTTCGCGGAGAGGCCGAGGTCGTCGGCGATCAGCCGCGACTTGAAGTACGTCCGGTCGGCCGCGTTCTCGCGGAGGTATCGCAGGATCTGCGACTGTTTCGCGGAGAGGCCGCTCGATTCGGCTGCGACCGCGTCCAACTGGGCAGTGCTCATACCCGATCCACGCCGGCGTCCGACATAAGGCGGTTGGTAGACGGGGTTAACACGCCGCTGTCGTGCGGTTTCGTCCCGGAACCGGAGCGAGATCGCCGCCACGCGACCGCGTTTGGGTACGGTGTCCGAACCGCGGCGGCCGCCGGCGGCGCCGCGGGCCGCTCAGTACAGGTCCGAGACGAAGGGGCCGAGCGCGCCGCTCACGCCGGCCGCGAGCGCCTCGGCTCGGTCGACGCGGCCGGCGGTGAGCGCACCCGCGGCGCCGCCGCGCTCCGCGACGCCCTCGGTGTCGAGGAGGTCGTCCATCACGGGGCCGAGCTCCGCCCCGTCGGCGAGGCGGGCGGCGACGCTTGCCGGGAGCGCGAGGCTCGGGCCGGCCCCGCGGCCGACGCGGTCGCCGTCGGTCACCGCCGCCCACATGATCAGGTAGCGGTCGTCGGTCCCGTCGAACCCGGCGACGCCGCCCTCGACGCCGACGCCGAGGTCGAACGTCGCTGCGTCGCCGCCGCTCGGCGACGCGTCGAGGACGGCCGCGGCCCGGTTCTCGGCGCCGGCGATCGTCTCCGCGTGGCCCCGGGGCTGTTCGCTCACGCCGGAGTCGACGGGGACCGACTCGATGGCGACGCCCGTCGGGGCGCCGGGGAGGTCGGCGTCCGCCGCCGATCCGAGGGCCAGTTCGACCGCGCGCCGCTTCACCGGGTTGCCGCTGCCGACGCCGACTCGCAGGGTCGTCATGGTCGGTCCTCGTCGCCCGGGGTCGAAAACGCGTCGGGATGGAGCAGCCGCGCCAGGTGCTCGACGCCGTCGACGAGGGCGGGGCTCGGCTGGTTGAGCAGGGAGTCGTCGACGACGTGGACGGGGGCGTCGATCCAGTCGCGCTCCGCGACGGCCGCGGGGTCGACGCGGTCGCCGCGCCCGCAGACGTGGACGACGACGTGGTCCGGGTCGGCGCGCGAGACGGCGGCGGGGTCGACCTCGCGGGAGCGCTCCCCGGGGTCGACGAACGGGTAGCGGCCGCCCGCGGCGCGGACGGCGTCGGGGACCCAGTTGCCGGCCGCCATCGGCGGGTCGGACCACTCCTCGCAGTACGCGGTCGGGCGGGGGCGGTCGGCGACGGCCTCGGCGATCCGGTCGAGGCGCTCGCGCGCGTCGGCGGCGAGTCGCTCGCCGGCCTCGGGGCGGCCGACGTCTCGCCCCCGGGCGGCGAACCCGTCGAGGGCGTCGTCGAGGGTCGCCGGCTCGCGGTGCGCGACGTCGAGGCCGCGCTCGCGGCAGTCGTCGGCGAGGTCGGCCTGGAGCCCGTCGCTCGTGAGGACGACGTCGGGGTCGAGGTCGGCGACGCGGTCGAGGTCGGGGTTCAGCCAGCCGCCGACGACCGTCGGGGCGTCGGCGCCGTGCGCGGACCCGGCGCCCGCGTCGGCCGGGAGGTCGCAGTGGGCGGTGACGCCGACGAGGCGGTCGGCCGCATCGAGCGCGGCGACCGTCGCGGTCGCGCTCGGCGCGAGCGAGACGACGCGGGGCGCGGACATACCGGCCTATCCGTCCGCGACCGTGTCAACGGTTTCGGTCCCGGCGGCCGCCGGAGGCGGGGTTCGAGGGCGCGTGACGGCGCGTCGCCGCCGATCCCGAGATCGGCGAAAACACGTGATAGATCGTGTCCTTTCGTCGGGATTCGAGCGACACGTTCCGGTCGTTTTAAGTTGTGTTCCGCCGACGGTAAACCAAGATCGCTCTCGGGCAGTTTCAGTTTCCGGGGGCAACCGAGCTATGAGTGAACGACTACACACACGGGGGAGTCGCTCCCGAACGGAGACGAACGAGGAGGAATCGGAGAGCACCGACGAGACGCTGAGCTGCCCGGAGTGCGGCGGCCACGTCATCAACGACGAGGAGCACGGCGAGACGGTCTGTAGCGACTGCGGCCTCGTCGTCGAGGCGGACTCGGTCGACCGCGGCCCGGAGTGGCGCGCGTTCGACTCCCGCGAGAAGGACGAGAAGAGCCGCGTCGGCGCCCCGACCACGAACACGATGCACGACAAGGGGCTCTCGACGAACATCGACTGGCGCGACAAGGACGCGTACGGCCGCTCGCTCGGCGCGCGCCAGCGGCAGAAGATGCAGCGGCTCCGCAAGTGGAACGAGCGGTTCCGTACCCGCGACTCGAAAGAGCGCAACCTGAAGCAGGCGCTCGGCGAGATCGACCGCATGGCCTCGGCGCAGGGCCTCCCGGACAACGTCCGCGAGACGGCCTCCGTCATCTACCGCCGCGCGCTCGACGAGGACCTCCTCCCCGGCCGCTCCATCGAGGGCGTCTCCACCTCCTGCGTGTACGCCGCCGCCCGGATGGCGGGCGTCCCGCGCTCGCTCGACGAGATCGCCGACGTGTCGCGCGTCGAGAAGGCCGAGATCGCCCGGACGTACCGGTACGTCGTCCGCGAGCTCAAGCTCGAAGTGAAGCCGGCCGACCCCGAGCAGTACGTGCCCCGGTTCGCCTCCGACCTGGAGCTCTCCGAGGAGTCCGAGATGCGCGCGAAGAGCCTCCTGCGCAACGCCAAGGAGAAGGGCGTCCACTCGGGCAAGTCGCCGGTCGGCCTCGCCGCGGCCGCCGTCTACGCCGCCGCGCTGCTCACGAACGAGAAGACGACGCAGGCCGCGGTCTCGGAGGTCGCCGACATCTCCGAGGTCACCATCCGGAACCGCTACCACGAGCTGCTGGAGGCCGAGGACGGCCTCGTCGCGTAACTCGCGCGCTCTTCCTCGATCCCCCGCTCCTGCTGGCCCCCGCCAACCCGACCAGCTAAGTCCCCGCCCGCGGAACGCCCGCGTATGTTCGAGGAGTACGTCCTCGCCGCGAGCACGGCGGACCTCTCGGCGGAGCCGGCCGCCCGCGAGCACGCCGACGCCGTCGAGTTCCGGATGGACCTCGCGAGCGACCCGCTCGACCAGCTTGCGGACTACGACGGCGAGCTCCCGCTGCTCGTCACGAACCGGGCGTCGTGGGAGGGCGGCGAGGCGGACGGGCTCGGCCGCTACGACGCGCTCTCGGACGCGATCAGTCGCGACGCGGTCGCCGCGGTCGACGTCGAGCTCGCCGCGCTGCGCGGGACGCACCCCGACCCGGCCGAGGCGTCGCACGCGACCGCGCTGCGCGATGCGGCCCGCGAGGCCGGCGTCGCGGTCGTCGCATCCGTCCACGACTTCGAGTCGACGCCCGAGCCCGCCGCGCTGGTGGACCTCCTCGCCGACGCCGCGAGCGAGGGCGACGTGGGGAAGCTGGCGACGACGGCGACGGCGCCGGGCGACGCGCTCGCGATGATCGAGGCGACCCACGAGGCGACCGCGGCGGGCCACCGCGTCGCGACGATGTGCATGGGCGAGCCGGGCCGGCACACCCGCGCGGTCACCCCGCTGTACGGGTCGAAGATCGGCTACGCGCCCGTCGACGCCGCGGACGCGACCGCGCCCGGACAGTACCCGCTCGCGACGCTCAGGGACCTCGTCAACGGGCTGCGAGCGGTCGACCCGGAGGCGTAGGAGGTCGCCGCTCGGTCGAACGGGACGAATATTTTTCACCGGCGCCGTCGAAGATAACGGGTGAGATGGCCCTCCTCCGATCGAACCAGTCGTCGCTGGTCTCCGCGTTCGGCCTCCTGATCGCCCTCGTCGCGGTCGTCGGCACCCGCTTCCTCGGCTGGGAGTGGGGGTCCGGCCGGCTCGTTCCGACCCTCATCGGGGGCGCGGTCGCCGGGGTCGCCGTCGCGGTCGTCGCCGCGCGGCTGCTGGACTGAGCGACGCGCGCCGACCGGTTCGAGCCGCCCGCCAGCCGCCGGCTCGTCGCGCGGTCAGGCGTCCGTCGCGGTCGGGCGTCCGTCAGGGCCGGCGCGGAGCCAAACCGCTTTACGACCGCCCCCGTAAGTGCGGGCAATGGCGACGTGCGACGAGTGCGGGGAGTACGAGAACCTCCCGTACCAGTGTAAGCGGTGCGGGCAGACGTTCTGCGCCGAGCACCGGCTCCCGGAGAACCACGACTGCCCGGGCCTCGCCGAGTGGGACGACCCCGGCGGCGTCTTCGACAGCGGGTTCGACGAGAGCGTCGAGGGCGGGTCGGGGGGCGGCTCCCGCTCGGGCGGCGCGTCCGCGGGGGTCGTCGATCAGGTCAAACGGCGGATCGACCACGAGACCAGCACCGGCGGGCTGATCAGCTACTTCCGCAACAACGCGACGTACGCCCTCCTGCTGGCGATGTGGGTGACGTTCCTCCTCCAGTGGGCGGTGACGCTGACGCTGGGGGAGGCGGCGCACAGTCAGATATTCGTGCTGCGCTCGGAGGCGGTGGGCAACGTCTGGACGTGGGTCACCTCCGTGCTGTCGCACTCGCGGGTCGGCCTGTTCCACATCATTGGCAACAGCGTCGTGATCCTGTTCTTCGGCCCGCTGGTCGAGCGCGCGGTGGGCTCGAAGAAGTTCGTCGCGTTCTTCTTCCTGTCGGGGATGCTCGCGGGCCTCGGCCACGTCCTCTTCGCGATCGCGACGAATGCCCCGCCGACGGGCGTGCTCGGCGCCAGCGGCGCCGGCTTCGCGATCCTCGGCGTTCTCACGGTCTGGCGGCCGAACATGCAGGTGCTGCTGTTCTTCGTGGTCCCGATGAAGATCAAGTACCTGACGTGGGGGATCGCGATCGTCTCCGCGGCGCTCGTGGTCCAGACCGGGACCGGCGGCGTCGGCGGGATCGCCCACCTCGCGCACCTGATCGGCTTCGCCATCGGCCTCGCGTTCGGCAAGCGCAACGAGGGGCTCGCGCGCTCCGCGGGCGGCATGGGCGGCGTCTCGATGGGCGGCGCCCGCGGCCCGCGCGGCCCCGGCGGTCCGGGCGGCCCCGGCGGGCGGTTCTGATGGACCTCGCGCGGCCCGATCTCCGCCCGGACCCGTCGCTGTCGCGCGCGCGGATGGAGGCCCTCCAGCGCGACATCGCGGCCGCCGCGGTCTTCGCGGACGACGGCGCGCCCGAGCCGGCTGCCGTCGCGATCGACAAGGGCGCCTCGCTCGCGGACGGACTCCCCCCGGCGCGCGACGACGTGCAGGAGCGGTTGGGGGCCGACGCGGGGCCGGCGGACGCCGAATCTCCGGAACGCGGCCGAGACGCCCCCACCGTCGTCGGCGTCGACCAGGCGTTCCTCACCGACCGGGCGGACGGTCGCCCGGACGCCGCCGTCTCCGCCGCGGTCGCGCTCCGGGGCGGGAGGGTGGTCGAGTACGCGAGCGCGACGACACCGCTGTCGATCCCGTACGTCCCCGGCCTGCTCGCGTTCCGGGAGGGGGAGCCGATACTGGCCGCGCTCGACGCGCTCGACGCCGAC includes the following:
- a CDS encoding SPFH domain-containing protein: MDPITLQSGLGLGLVGVGLLALLLVVVTLWQSFEIVDAYEKKTLTVFGEYRKLLEPGINLIPPFVSRTYPFDMRTQTLDVPRQEAITRDNSPVTADAVVYIKVMDAKKAFLEVDDYKKAVSNLAQTTLRAVLGDMELDDTLNKRQEINAKIRKELDEPTDEWGIRVESVEVREVNPSKDVQQAMEQQTSAERRRRAMILEAQGERRSAVEQAEGDKQSNIIRAQGEKQSQILEAQGDAISTVLRARSAESMGERAIIERGMETLEEIGKGESTTFVLPQELTSLVGRYGKALSGSDVQEMEGLDGKEFDADTRKMLGLDDIDEILGQIEESAEMNVEELEKEAEAVKAGDAGASIRSADEVIQEMDDEEAPAEVEKEE
- a CDS encoding winged helix-turn-helix transcriptional regulator, producing MTEGFDGQKRETLRRFAAVGAAAPFVGTASADDGGDENETREAIRGYVPTTPGAHFSKLRDDLRLGTGEAQYHLRKLEEAGAIESEKDDDYRRFFPAGRFDETDKRALGYLRRETPRGMILALLRDPDATGADLASALGVSRPAISAAAADLERAGLLDRTDGYALTEPERLLTLVVRYADSFDAAAVAVADDAASLVSYDP
- a CDS encoding DUF7123 family protein; the protein is MSTAQLDAVAAESSGLSAKQSQILRYLRENAADRTYFKSRLIADDLGLSAKEVGANMSAVADAATDIDVEKWGYSSGTTWMVTA
- a CDS encoding DUF84 family protein; this encodes MTTLRVGVGSGNPVKRRAVELALGSAADADLPGAPTGVAIESVPVDSGVSEQPRGHAETIAGAENRAAAVLDASPSGGDAATFDLGVGVEGGVAGFDGTDDRYLIMWAAVTDGDRVGRGAGPSLALPASVAARLADGAELGPVMDDLLDTEGVAERGGAAGALTAGRVDRAEALAAGVSGALGPFVSDLY
- a CDS encoding cobalamin-binding protein encodes the protein MSAPRVVSLAPSATATVAALDAADRLVGVTAHCDLPADAGAGSAHGADAPTVVGGWLNPDLDRVADLDPDVVLTSDGLQADLADDCRERGLDVAHREPATLDDALDGFAARGRDVGRPEAGERLAADARERLDRIAEAVADRPRPTAYCEEWSDPPMAAGNWVPDAVRAAGGRYPFVDPGERSREVDPAAVSRADPDHVVVHVCGRGDRVDPAAVAERDWIDAPVHVVDDSLLNQPSPALVDGVEHLARLLHPDAFSTPGDEDRP
- a CDS encoding transcription initiation factor IIB, with protein sequence MSERLHTRGSRSRTETNEEESESTDETLSCPECGGHVINDEEHGETVCSDCGLVVEADSVDRGPEWRAFDSREKDEKSRVGAPTTNTMHDKGLSTNIDWRDKDAYGRSLGARQRQKMQRLRKWNERFRTRDSKERNLKQALGEIDRMASAQGLPDNVRETASVIYRRALDEDLLPGRSIEGVSTSCVYAAARMAGVPRSLDEIADVSRVEKAEIARTYRYVVRELKLEVKPADPEQYVPRFASDLELSEESEMRAKSLLRNAKEKGVHSGKSPVGLAAAAVYAAALLTNEKTTQAAVSEVADISEVTIRNRYHELLEAEDGLVA
- a CDS encoding type I 3-dehydroquinate dehydratase, encoding MFEEYVLAASTADLSAEPAAREHADAVEFRMDLASDPLDQLADYDGELPLLVTNRASWEGGEADGLGRYDALSDAISRDAVAAVDVELAALRGTHPDPAEASHATALRDAAREAGVAVVASVHDFESTPEPAALVDLLADAASEGDVGKLATTATAPGDALAMIEATHEATAAGHRVATMCMGEPGRHTRAVTPLYGSKIGYAPVDAADATAPGQYPLATLRDLVNGLRAVDPEA
- a CDS encoding multidrug transporter; the encoded protein is MALLRSNQSSLVSAFGLLIALVAVVGTRFLGWEWGSGRLVPTLIGGAVAGVAVAVVAARLLD
- a CDS encoding rhomboid family intramembrane serine protease translates to MATCDECGEYENLPYQCKRCGQTFCAEHRLPENHDCPGLAEWDDPGGVFDSGFDESVEGGSGGGSRSGGASAGVVDQVKRRIDHETSTGGLISYFRNNATYALLLAMWVTFLLQWAVTLTLGEAAHSQIFVLRSEAVGNVWTWVTSVLSHSRVGLFHIIGNSVVILFFGPLVERAVGSKKFVAFFFLSGMLAGLGHVLFAIATNAPPTGVLGASGAGFAILGVLTVWRPNMQVLLFFVVPMKIKYLTWGIAIVSAALVVQTGTGGVGGIAHLAHLIGFAIGLAFGKRNEGLARSAGGMGGVSMGGARGPRGPGGPGGPGGRF
- a CDS encoding endonuclease V, which codes for MDLARPDLRPDPSLSRARMEALQRDIAAAAVFADDGAPEPAAVAIDKGASLADGLPPARDDVQERLGADAGPADAESPERGRDAPTVVGVDQAFLTDRADGRPDAAVSAAVALRGGRVVEYASATTPLSIPYVPGLLAFREGEPILAALDALDADPDLLVCDGSGRIHYREAGLATHVGVLRDVPSVGVAKSLLCGEPDEPTDERPEGWRTPIRADDAVTTAEPGTVIGHAFQSRQYPNSRRVNPLYVSPGHRVSAETAVALVAALCAGYKLPEPTRLADAHAERAKRDAE